A single Rhopalosiphum padi isolate XX-2018 chromosome 4, ASM2088224v1, whole genome shotgun sequence DNA region contains:
- the LOC132928230 gene encoding signal recognition particle receptor subunit beta — MSLTVIKAPWKDYYLFKELLLALIVVLFTVILFVLWKKGRKTNRDVLIVGLCDSGKTALFSYLLYNKPIQSFTSQVENMGEFKSKKNLLRIVDIPGHERVFTKYWDAYKMNCKGVMFVVDSETVQTDICDVAELLYRILTDATIQSNKSKIVILCNKQDKMMAKGSEVIKTLLEKELDTLRLTKSNQLESIDGKKNKTLLGKKKKNFEFSHCQMAVEFAEVITSSPDVVLEPIKDWLENIQ, encoded by the exons ATGTCTTTGACCGTGATCAAAGCTCCATGGAAAGATTATTATCTCTTCAAAGAGCTGCTGCTGGCTTTGATCGTCGTGCTCTTTACTGTCA tattgtttgttttatggAAAAAAGGTCGCAAGACCAACCGAGATGTACTGATTGTGGGGTTGTGCGATTCGGGAAAGACTGCCCTGTTTTCATACTTGTTGTACAATAAGCCAATTCAATCTTTCACGTCCCAAGTGGAAAACATGGGCGAGTTTAAAAGCAAGAAG AACTTGTTACGCATAGTTGACATTCCGGGACATGAAAGAGTATTCACAAAGTATTGGGATGCTTACAAAATGAACTGTAAAGGTGTTATGTTTGTTGTGGATTCAGAAACTGTTCAAACTGACATATGTGATGTGGCCGA attaTTATACAGAATTTTAACTGATGCAACAATTCAGTCCAACAAAagtaaaattgtaatactatGTAATAAACAAGACAAAATGATGGCCAAGGGATCAGAAGTGATCAAGACCTTGCTCGAAAAAGAATT gGATACATTGAGGTTAACAAAGTCAAATCAGTTGGAGAGCATCGACGGCAAAAAGAATAAGACCCTGTTGGGTAAAAAGAAgaagaattttgaattttcgcaCTGTCAGATGGCAGTAGAGTTTGCGGAAGTAATTACTTCATCCCCAGACGTAGTTCTAGAACCAATTAAAGACTGGTTAGAAAATATTCagtaa